Proteins from one Daphnia pulicaria isolate SC F1-1A chromosome 3, SC_F0-13Bv2, whole genome shotgun sequence genomic window:
- the LOC124328397 gene encoding esterase OVCA2-like, which yields MRKILCLHGYRQSAQVFKDKTGSLRKLLKKHAELVYISAPHLIPATSSPAISSETQDNENVEVKPDEKTEEQRGWYFSTEALTFNSHDVTDFSWGLQESIDVISKAFEELGPFDGILGFSQGAALGSILCHLLEKGELPFSFRFAILVSGFRSRLSPHAHFYETKQNVATLHIIGETDRIVEKEMSEELTTYFESPQIMHHAGGHYVPATSKEKESYFTFLEKF from the exons ATGCGGAAG ATACTGTGTTTACATGGATATCGCCAAAGTGCACAAGTTTTCAAGGATAAAACGGGCTCACTTCGAAAACTTTTGAAGAAACATGCGGAGCTCGTGTACATCAGTGCCCCCCACCTTATTCCAGCAACCAGTTCACCAGCAATTTCTAGTGAAACCCAAGATAATGAAAATGTAGAAGTGAAACCCGACGAAAAAACGGAAGAGCAGAGAGGCTGGTATTTCAGCACAGAGGCGTTGACATTCAATTCACATGATGTGACCGACTTCAGCTGGGGACTGCAAGAGTCGATTGATGTGATCAGTAAAGCATTTGAAGAGCTCGGACCATTTGATGGAATTTTAGGATTTTCTCAAGGAGCTGCTCTGGGCTCAATTTTATGCCATCTTCTTGAAAAAGGAG AGTTACCTTTTTCATTCAGGTTTGCCATCCTTGTGTCTGGCTTCCGTTCAAGGCTAAGCCCTCATGCACATTTTTATGAAACCAAGCAAAATGTTGCCACATTACATATAATTGGAGAAACAGATAGAATTGTGGAAAAAG AAATGAGTGAAGAATTGACAACGTATTTTGAATCACCGCAAATTATGCACCATGCAGGAGGTCACTATGTACCAGcaacatcaaaagaaaaagaaagctattttacttttttagaaaaattctaa
- the LOC124328382 gene encoding reticulon-4-interacting protein 1, mitochondrial-like isoform X2, giving the protein MATRGDVSSTEGLMSAWKLRDYGGIESLELVKDLPIPKLTSSKDVLVEVKAASVNVLDAWMPDGYGKVIFETFFRTHLPVTLGRDFAGVVRAVGKGVTELKPGDEVMGVVPPQSGTGSHAQFVVVSDSNVVMKPTNLTMVEAASIPYAGLTAWSGLRSVGGLGEVLNGKDVLIMGAAGGIGSIATQLCKIWGSKVVATCSTDAIPIIKNLGSDDIIDYKSPDANSKLRAHGGFHVVLDCTDYLRPHCRQCIAHLPIENPSLGLVFSEFVCFTKTSRLRSK; this is encoded by the exons ATGGCTACTCGTGGTGATGTATCTTCTACTGAAGGACTTATGTCAGCCTGGAAACTTCGTGATTACGGCGGGATTGAAAGTCTAGAATTAGTGAAAGACCTGCCTATCCCAAAACTAACTTCTTCAAAAGATGTACTCGTTGAAGTGAAAGCTGCCTCAGTCAACGTTTTAGATGCTTGGATGCCAG ATGGATATGGTAAAGTgatatttgaaacattttttcgaacTCACCTACCTGTCACTTTGGGGCGAGACTTTGCTGGGGTAGTTCGCGCAGTTGGAAAGGGAGTAACCGAGTTGAAACCAGGGGATGAGGTTATGGGTGTAGTTCCACCACAATCTGGTACAGGATCCCATGCTCAATTCGTAGTAGTTTCAGATTCTAATGTTGTCATGAAACCAACGAACTTGACAATGGTTGAAGCAGCATCAATTCCTTATGCTGGCTTAACTGCTTGGTCTGGTTTGAGGAGTGTTGGTGGATTAGGAGAAGTTTTAAATGGCAAGGATGTGCTCATCATGGGGGCTGCAGGTGGAATCGGATCTATTGCTACCCAACTCTGCAAGATTTGGGGATCAAAG GTTGTCGCAACCTGTTCAACCGATGCCATTCCAATCATCAAAAACTTGGGATCTGATGACATTATTGATTACAAATCTCCGGATGCCAACTCTAAGTTGCGAGCTCATGGAGG ATTCCACGTGGTTCTCGACTGCACCG actatttaCGACCTCATTGTCGCCAATGCATTGCTCATCTTCCGATTGAAAACCCATCGTTGGGTCTTGTTTTCTCCGAATTCGTCTGCTTTACGAAAACTTCGCGACTACGCTCAAAATGA
- the LOC124328382 gene encoding reticulon-4-interacting protein 1, mitochondrial-like isoform X1 has translation MATRGDVSSTEGLMSAWKLRDYGGIESLELVKDLPIPKLTSSKDVLVEVKAASVNVLDAWMPDGYGKVIFETFFRTHLPVTLGRDFAGVVRAVGKGVTELKPGDEVMGVVPPQSGTGSHAQFVVVSDSNVVMKPTNLTMVEAASIPYAGLTAWSGLRSVGGLGEVLNGKDVLIMGAAGGIGSIATQLCKIWGSKVVATCSTDAIPIIKNLGSDDIIDYKSPDANSKLRAHGGFHVVLDCTGKWDGYDYDLLKSCANAKYLTLVPPILKNFDNYGVIGGILKTIYDLIVANALLIFRLKTHRWVLFSPNSSALRKLRDYAQNDQLKPLIDSVFTFDQLKEAYYKLKAGHARGKIVIEMV, from the exons ATGGCTACTCGTGGTGATGTATCTTCTACTGAAGGACTTATGTCAGCCTGGAAACTTCGTGATTACGGCGGGATTGAAAGTCTAGAATTAGTGAAAGACCTGCCTATCCCAAAACTAACTTCTTCAAAAGATGTACTCGTTGAAGTGAAAGCTGCCTCAGTCAACGTTTTAGATGCTTGGATGCCAG ATGGATATGGTAAAGTgatatttgaaacattttttcgaacTCACCTACCTGTCACTTTGGGGCGAGACTTTGCTGGGGTAGTTCGCGCAGTTGGAAAGGGAGTAACCGAGTTGAAACCAGGGGATGAGGTTATGGGTGTAGTTCCACCACAATCTGGTACAGGATCCCATGCTCAATTCGTAGTAGTTTCAGATTCTAATGTTGTCATGAAACCAACGAACTTGACAATGGTTGAAGCAGCATCAATTCCTTATGCTGGCTTAACTGCTTGGTCTGGTTTGAGGAGTGTTGGTGGATTAGGAGAAGTTTTAAATGGCAAGGATGTGCTCATCATGGGGGCTGCAGGTGGAATCGGATCTATTGCTACCCAACTCTGCAAGATTTGGGGATCAAAG GTTGTCGCAACCTGTTCAACCGATGCCATTCCAATCATCAAAAACTTGGGATCTGATGACATTATTGATTACAAATCTCCGGATGCCAACTCTAAGTTGCGAGCTCATGGAGG ATTCCACGTGGTTCTCGACTGCACCGGTAAATGGGATGGCTACGACTACGACTTGTTGAAATCTTGTGCTAATGCAAAATATTTGACTCTCGTTCctccaattttaaaaaatttcgataACTATGGTGTCATCGGaggaattttgaagactatttaCGACCTCATTGTCGCCAATGCATTGCTCATCTTCCGATTGAAAACCCATCGTTGGGTCTTGTTTTCTCCGAATTCGTCTGCTTTACGAAAACTTCGCGACTACGCTCAAAATGATcag ctCAAGCCATTGATTGATAGCGTTTTCACTTTCGATCAACTAAAAGAAGCTTATTATAAACTGAAAGCCGGACATGCTCGAGGTAAAATTGTGATTGAAATGGTCTGA
- the LOC124328263 gene encoding zinc finger protein 26-like isoform X2: MPPTDGQVVVSTPPNNNSSGSSANHSGPGGDSNAASAANSALSVPFSCNFCQRSFPRLSLLKKHEQAHSDEMPFRCDFCLRLFKHKRSRDRHVKLHTGDKKYRCQHCEAAFSRSDHLKIHVKTHDTRKPFQCSVCQRGYSTAAALTSHMLNHRRESGSRCGSLCSSSSSVSSISVASTTCSSAMATPAHGRSLSSNASTPCPASLPSSSPVSPPPTPTNDAPVVQMMGQMTAIDKQQPPPSSVTPPMEPPNSPSSPPISQFQNNPSKTEVVDKSTVIRPALEPQTVLLKSDTDGNNKEGSPNGTQAAKVLPIALQCPYCAKESFTSLAALSLHVQTLHGPLSRGVGHNGVADPVQQQHGLLYACQLCTLRFGNLPALQQHTLSAHSLADVLRLYCPAPPGKIGQPIEQPDSQNFPTDLSCPKKRNEAEEEGRYSCPQCPSEFKQSESEAFQAHMAGHFVSSWNEYGCSSCVKSFPTPDELQKHLLDMHAHHLYRCALCKETFDSKVSIQVHLAVQHSSESKLFRCTGCSATDEASSVFRTEEEFNTHVAVAHTSKILPVKQQQQPVALLKCPFCPQSFPVEFLLERHIHLNHQDHKVPLAVTPNERPVPVPAAKMEKTEKVDSSSAASTVLNLSLHCAYCGETCKSRSELESHMKSAHHPPGSTNVPSSANLLLSPAGNGRIKCNICDEVFPSASVLAEHKLSHCKVSGAAVCAQCRIPLPTEEAYYAHLQAPPHGPSATPPLTCLVCRQTLNLPLEVGLHARFHTASHVRPAGPAQPEPSLYPCSFCQRHLESANLIANGMALNGQQTYICKDCLHVHNQMLVHQQQTALFPTLPQPVAAARSYQCIKCQEIFASEAEIQSHVASHLVSEGCLHPCRLCARQFDTPLKLQAHLIEHTFAGCPAFACYLCGCLFTAAVNLQRHMFEQHGGAAGLRPYDCSRCHLKFFFRAELDNHLLSHVEPPPPLTGESTERSPQPEGEPKTVQVSEGSTSFNEEEEEEEEEEEEMNDEDDNISVTSSSHASEITLSDAQKAANAVPEEISEERNSKDSEMSDSSDSSSLFSSTSSTSSAVARKEQLPELSPSSATSPFRCDRCDQSFPCLSNLQGHVRIHTQSRRFTCPEASCGKEFALRRNLHIHMRSHTGDRPYSCPVCPKRFARKENRKAHLKLHSGVKPFSCPVCAKTFARKSHLVEHGRTHSSAGDPLTLNGSAKTLVTATVETNATVAEESVDIN; encoded by the exons ATGCCGCCAACCGACGGGCAAGTGGTCGTGTCGACGccgcccaacaacaacagcagcggcagcagcgccAACCACAGCGGCCCCGGTGGCGACTCGAACGCCGCTTCGGCCGCCAACTCGGCACTCTCGGTCCCGTTCAGCTGCAACTTTTGCCAGCGCTCCTTTCCGCGCTTATCCCTCCTCAAGAAACACGAACAG GCGCACAGCGACGAGATGCCGTTCCGCTGCGATTTCTGTCTGCGACTCTTCAAGCACAAGAGGTCCAGGGACCGTCACGTCAAACTCCACACGGGCGACAAAAAGTACCGCTGCCAACACTGCGAGGCCGCCTTCTCACGCAG CGACCATCTGAAAATCCACGTCAAGACGCACGACACTCGCAAGCCGTTCCAGTGCAGCGTCTGCCAACGCGGGTACAGCACGGCGGCCGCTCTGACGTCGCACATGCTCAACCATCGACGTGAGTCCGGCTCCCGCTGCGGATCACTTTGCTCATCCAGTTCCAGCGTCTCGTCCATTTCGGTCGCTTCCACCACCTGCTCGTCGGCCATGGCCACGCCGGCCCACGGACGCAGCCTCTCCTCAAACGCTTCGACACCTTGCCCGGCCTCCCTGCCGTCCTCGTCGCCCGTCTCACCTCCGCCGACGCCGACCAACGACGCCCCAGTTGTCCAGATGATGGGCCAGATGACGGCCATCGACAAACAGCAGCCGCCGCCGTCATCTGTCACTCCGCCCATGGAACCGCCCAACAGTCCGTCAAGTCCGCCCATTTCGCAattccag AACAATCCATCGAAAACGGAAGTGGTGGATAAGTCGACTGTAATCCGACCGGCTTTGGAACCGCAAACTGTGCTGCTGAAATCGGACACGGACGGCAATAATAAGGAGGGCAGCCCAAATGGGACCCAGGCCGCCAAAGTTTTACCTATCGCCCTCCAATGCCCGTACTGCGCTAAAGAATCCTTCACCTCATTGGCCGCCCTCAGCCTCCACGTCCAAACTCTTCACG gACCCTTGAGTCGCGGTGTTGGCCACAATGGCGTCGCTGATccggtccagcagcagcacggacTCCTTTACGCCTGTCAATTGTGCACCTTGCGCTTCGGCAACCTGCCGGCCTTGCAGCAACACACCTTGTCGGCCCACAGCCTGGCCGATGTTCTTCGACTCTACTGTCCAGCCCCGCCGGGAAAAATCGGCCAGCCCATCGAGCAGCCGGACTCGCAAAACTTCCCGACCGATCTGAGTTGCCCCAAGAAACGGAACGAAGCGGAAGAAGAAGGCCGTTACTCTTGCCCGCAATGCCCATCTGAATTCAAACAGTCCGAGTCCGAAGCTTTCCAGGCTCACATGGCCGGGCATTTCGTGTCCAGCTGGAACGAGTACGGTTGCTCGTCGTGCGTCAAGAGCTTTCCGACGCCCGACGAACTCCAGAAACACTTGCTGGACATGCACGCCCATCATCTCTACCGCTGCGCTCTGTGCAAAGAAACGTTCGACTCGAAAGTCTCGATCCAAGTTCACCTGGCCGTCCAGCACAGCAGCGAGTCGAAACTCTTCCGCTGTACCGGTTGCTCCGCCACCGACGAAGCTTCTTCCGTCTTCCGCACCGAGGAGGAATTCAACACCCACGTCGCCGTTGCCCACACTTCGAAAATCCTGCCcgtcaaacaacaacaacaacccgtgGCCCTGCTCAAGTGTCCGTTCTGCCCGCAGTCCTTCCCCGTCGAATTTCTGCTGGAACGTCACATTCACCTCAACCACCAAGACCACAAAGTCCCGTTGGCCGTCACACCGAACGAACGCCCAGTCCCAGTTCCAGCCGCTAAAATGGAGAAGACGGAAAAGGTGGACAGCAGCTCGGCGGCCTCCACGGTGCTCAACTTGAGCCTCCATTGCGCTTACTGCGGCGAAACGTGCAAGTCGCGAAGCGAGCTGGAATCTCACATGAAGAGCGCCCACCATCCGCCGGGCAGCACCAACGTCCCATCCAGCGCCAATCTCCTGCTGTCGCCGGCCGGAAACGGACGGATCAAGTGCAACATTTGCGACGAAGTCTTCCCGTCGGCTTCCGTCCTGGCCGAACACAAATTGTCGCACTGCAAAGTGTCGGGCGCGGCTGTTTGCGCCCAGTGCCGCATCCCCCTGCCCACCGAGGAGGCGTATTACGCTCACCTGCAAGCTCCGCCCCACGGTCCCAGCGCCACGCCTCCTCTGACCTGTCTGGTTTGCCGGCAGACGCTCAACCTTCCGCTGGAAGTCGGCCTTCACGCCCGCTTTCACACCGCTTCACACGTCCGTCCGGCCGGCCCTGCCCAGCCCGAGCCGTCTCTCTATCCGTGCTCCTTCTGCCAGCGCCATCTCGAGTCGGCCAATCTCATCGCCAACGGGATGGCCCTCAACGGCCAGCAGACTTACATCTGCAAAGACTGTCTCCACGTCCACAATCAAATGCTGGTtcaccagcagcagacggCCCTCTTCCCGACTCTGCCTCAGCCGGTAGCCGCCGCCAGGAGCTACCAGTGCATCAAGTGTCAGGAGATTTTCGCCAGCGAGGCCGAGATCCAGTCTCACGTGGCCAGCCATTTGGTGTCGGAGGGATGCCTGCACCCGTGCCGCCTCTGCGCCCGCCAATTCGACACGCCCCTCAAACTCCAGGCCCATCTGATCGAACACACTTTCGCCGGCTGTCCGGCCTTCGCCTGCTACCTGTGCGGATGCCTCTTCACGGCCGCCGTCAACCTCCAGCGCCACATGTTCGAGCAGCACGGCGGCGCTGCCGGACTCCGACCCTACGACTGTTCCCGCTGCCACCTGAAATTCTTCTTCCGGGCCGAGCTGGACAACCATTTGCTCAGCCACGTCGAACCGCCGCCACCACTCACCGGTGAGTCGACGGAACGGTCGCCGCAACCGGAAGGCGAACCCAAAACCGTCCAAGTTTCGGAAGGATCGACAAGTTTcaacgaggaagaagaagaagaggaggaagaagaagaagagatgaacGACGAAGACGACAACATTTCGGTGACGTCATCTTCGCATGCCTCGGAAATCACCTTGTCGGATGCTCAGAAGGCGGCCAATGCCGTGCCGGAAGAAATCTCGGAAGAGAGGAACAGCAAAGATTCGGAAATGTCGGACAGTTCCGATTCGTCTTCCCTGTTTTCCTCGACGTCGTCGACGTCATCCGCCGTGGCGCGCAAGGAGCAGCTGCCGGAATTATCGCCGTCGTCGGCCACCAGTCCGTTCCGCTGCGACCGTTGCGACCAGTCGTTTCCGTGCCTCAGCAACTTGCAGGGCCACGTCCGCATCCACACGCAGAGCCGTCGGTTCACCTGCCCGGAGGCCAGCTGCGGAAAGGAGTTCGCCCTGCGCCGGAATCTGCACATCCACATGCGCTCGCACACGGGCGACCGGCCCTACTCTTGCCCCGTCTGCCCCAAACGCTTCGCCCGCAAGGAGAACCGCAAAGCCCATCTCAAATTGCACAGCGGAGTCAAGCCGTTCAGTTGCCCCGTCTGCGCCAAGACGTTCGCCCGGAAGAGCCACTTGGTCGAACACGGTCGAACCCACTCGTCGGCCGGCGATCCGTTGACGCTCAACGGCAGTGCCAAGACCCTTGTCACCGCAACCGTCGAAACCAACGCGACTGTCGCGGAGGAGTCAGTTGATATCAATTAG
- the LOC124328263 gene encoding zinc finger protein 26-like isoform X1 — MTRRKQPQPRPCYLHTDPPNANEYDNDDYGELSDAGSDSNGSFTSEEEGLILLELGEPEEDEDDDDDDLMDNQLLPSTSEFRRRQVGKESDKMPPTDGQVVVSTPPNNNSSGSSANHSGPGGDSNAASAANSALSVPFSCNFCQRSFPRLSLLKKHEQAHSDEMPFRCDFCLRLFKHKRSRDRHVKLHTGDKKYRCQHCEAAFSRSDHLKIHVKTHDTRKPFQCSVCQRGYSTAAALTSHMLNHRRESGSRCGSLCSSSSSVSSISVASTTCSSAMATPAHGRSLSSNASTPCPASLPSSSPVSPPPTPTNDAPVVQMMGQMTAIDKQQPPPSSVTPPMEPPNSPSSPPISQFQNNPSKTEVVDKSTVIRPALEPQTVLLKSDTDGNNKEGSPNGTQAAKVLPIALQCPYCAKESFTSLAALSLHVQTLHGPLSRGVGHNGVADPVQQQHGLLYACQLCTLRFGNLPALQQHTLSAHSLADVLRLYCPAPPGKIGQPIEQPDSQNFPTDLSCPKKRNEAEEEGRYSCPQCPSEFKQSESEAFQAHMAGHFVSSWNEYGCSSCVKSFPTPDELQKHLLDMHAHHLYRCALCKETFDSKVSIQVHLAVQHSSESKLFRCTGCSATDEASSVFRTEEEFNTHVAVAHTSKILPVKQQQQPVALLKCPFCPQSFPVEFLLERHIHLNHQDHKVPLAVTPNERPVPVPAAKMEKTEKVDSSSAASTVLNLSLHCAYCGETCKSRSELESHMKSAHHPPGSTNVPSSANLLLSPAGNGRIKCNICDEVFPSASVLAEHKLSHCKVSGAAVCAQCRIPLPTEEAYYAHLQAPPHGPSATPPLTCLVCRQTLNLPLEVGLHARFHTASHVRPAGPAQPEPSLYPCSFCQRHLESANLIANGMALNGQQTYICKDCLHVHNQMLVHQQQTALFPTLPQPVAAARSYQCIKCQEIFASEAEIQSHVASHLVSEGCLHPCRLCARQFDTPLKLQAHLIEHTFAGCPAFACYLCGCLFTAAVNLQRHMFEQHGGAAGLRPYDCSRCHLKFFFRAELDNHLLSHVEPPPPLTGESTERSPQPEGEPKTVQVSEGSTSFNEEEEEEEEEEEEMNDEDDNISVTSSSHASEITLSDAQKAANAVPEEISEERNSKDSEMSDSSDSSSLFSSTSSTSSAVARKEQLPELSPSSATSPFRCDRCDQSFPCLSNLQGHVRIHTQSRRFTCPEASCGKEFALRRNLHIHMRSHTGDRPYSCPVCPKRFARKENRKAHLKLHSGVKPFSCPVCAKTFARKSHLVEHGRTHSSAGDPLTLNGSAKTLVTATVETNATVAEESVDIN; from the exons ATGACCCGCCGCAAACAACCGCAGCCTCGCCCGTGTTACCTCCACACCG ATCCGCCCAATGCGAACGAATACGATAACGACGACTACGGTGAACTGAGTGACGCGGGCAGCGACAGCAACGGAAGTTTCACGTCGGAGGAAGAAGGTCTCATTCTTCTAGAACTCGGCGAAccagaagaagatgaggacgacgacgacgacgacttgaTGGACAATCAGCTGCTGCCATCGACATCAG AATTTCGTCGACGGCAGGTCGGAAAAGAGTCGGACAAAATGCCGCCAACCGACGGGCAAGTGGTCGTGTCGACGccgcccaacaacaacagcagcggcagcagcgccAACCACAGCGGCCCCGGTGGCGACTCGAACGCCGCTTCGGCCGCCAACTCGGCACTCTCGGTCCCGTTCAGCTGCAACTTTTGCCAGCGCTCCTTTCCGCGCTTATCCCTCCTCAAGAAACACGAACAG GCGCACAGCGACGAGATGCCGTTCCGCTGCGATTTCTGTCTGCGACTCTTCAAGCACAAGAGGTCCAGGGACCGTCACGTCAAACTCCACACGGGCGACAAAAAGTACCGCTGCCAACACTGCGAGGCCGCCTTCTCACGCAG CGACCATCTGAAAATCCACGTCAAGACGCACGACACTCGCAAGCCGTTCCAGTGCAGCGTCTGCCAACGCGGGTACAGCACGGCGGCCGCTCTGACGTCGCACATGCTCAACCATCGACGTGAGTCCGGCTCCCGCTGCGGATCACTTTGCTCATCCAGTTCCAGCGTCTCGTCCATTTCGGTCGCTTCCACCACCTGCTCGTCGGCCATGGCCACGCCGGCCCACGGACGCAGCCTCTCCTCAAACGCTTCGACACCTTGCCCGGCCTCCCTGCCGTCCTCGTCGCCCGTCTCACCTCCGCCGACGCCGACCAACGACGCCCCAGTTGTCCAGATGATGGGCCAGATGACGGCCATCGACAAACAGCAGCCGCCGCCGTCATCTGTCACTCCGCCCATGGAACCGCCCAACAGTCCGTCAAGTCCGCCCATTTCGCAattccag AACAATCCATCGAAAACGGAAGTGGTGGATAAGTCGACTGTAATCCGACCGGCTTTGGAACCGCAAACTGTGCTGCTGAAATCGGACACGGACGGCAATAATAAGGAGGGCAGCCCAAATGGGACCCAGGCCGCCAAAGTTTTACCTATCGCCCTCCAATGCCCGTACTGCGCTAAAGAATCCTTCACCTCATTGGCCGCCCTCAGCCTCCACGTCCAAACTCTTCACG gACCCTTGAGTCGCGGTGTTGGCCACAATGGCGTCGCTGATccggtccagcagcagcacggacTCCTTTACGCCTGTCAATTGTGCACCTTGCGCTTCGGCAACCTGCCGGCCTTGCAGCAACACACCTTGTCGGCCCACAGCCTGGCCGATGTTCTTCGACTCTACTGTCCAGCCCCGCCGGGAAAAATCGGCCAGCCCATCGAGCAGCCGGACTCGCAAAACTTCCCGACCGATCTGAGTTGCCCCAAGAAACGGAACGAAGCGGAAGAAGAAGGCCGTTACTCTTGCCCGCAATGCCCATCTGAATTCAAACAGTCCGAGTCCGAAGCTTTCCAGGCTCACATGGCCGGGCATTTCGTGTCCAGCTGGAACGAGTACGGTTGCTCGTCGTGCGTCAAGAGCTTTCCGACGCCCGACGAACTCCAGAAACACTTGCTGGACATGCACGCCCATCATCTCTACCGCTGCGCTCTGTGCAAAGAAACGTTCGACTCGAAAGTCTCGATCCAAGTTCACCTGGCCGTCCAGCACAGCAGCGAGTCGAAACTCTTCCGCTGTACCGGTTGCTCCGCCACCGACGAAGCTTCTTCCGTCTTCCGCACCGAGGAGGAATTCAACACCCACGTCGCCGTTGCCCACACTTCGAAAATCCTGCCcgtcaaacaacaacaacaacccgtgGCCCTGCTCAAGTGTCCGTTCTGCCCGCAGTCCTTCCCCGTCGAATTTCTGCTGGAACGTCACATTCACCTCAACCACCAAGACCACAAAGTCCCGTTGGCCGTCACACCGAACGAACGCCCAGTCCCAGTTCCAGCCGCTAAAATGGAGAAGACGGAAAAGGTGGACAGCAGCTCGGCGGCCTCCACGGTGCTCAACTTGAGCCTCCATTGCGCTTACTGCGGCGAAACGTGCAAGTCGCGAAGCGAGCTGGAATCTCACATGAAGAGCGCCCACCATCCGCCGGGCAGCACCAACGTCCCATCCAGCGCCAATCTCCTGCTGTCGCCGGCCGGAAACGGACGGATCAAGTGCAACATTTGCGACGAAGTCTTCCCGTCGGCTTCCGTCCTGGCCGAACACAAATTGTCGCACTGCAAAGTGTCGGGCGCGGCTGTTTGCGCCCAGTGCCGCATCCCCCTGCCCACCGAGGAGGCGTATTACGCTCACCTGCAAGCTCCGCCCCACGGTCCCAGCGCCACGCCTCCTCTGACCTGTCTGGTTTGCCGGCAGACGCTCAACCTTCCGCTGGAAGTCGGCCTTCACGCCCGCTTTCACACCGCTTCACACGTCCGTCCGGCCGGCCCTGCCCAGCCCGAGCCGTCTCTCTATCCGTGCTCCTTCTGCCAGCGCCATCTCGAGTCGGCCAATCTCATCGCCAACGGGATGGCCCTCAACGGCCAGCAGACTTACATCTGCAAAGACTGTCTCCACGTCCACAATCAAATGCTGGTtcaccagcagcagacggCCCTCTTCCCGACTCTGCCTCAGCCGGTAGCCGCCGCCAGGAGCTACCAGTGCATCAAGTGTCAGGAGATTTTCGCCAGCGAGGCCGAGATCCAGTCTCACGTGGCCAGCCATTTGGTGTCGGAGGGATGCCTGCACCCGTGCCGCCTCTGCGCCCGCCAATTCGACACGCCCCTCAAACTCCAGGCCCATCTGATCGAACACACTTTCGCCGGCTGTCCGGCCTTCGCCTGCTACCTGTGCGGATGCCTCTTCACGGCCGCCGTCAACCTCCAGCGCCACATGTTCGAGCAGCACGGCGGCGCTGCCGGACTCCGACCCTACGACTGTTCCCGCTGCCACCTGAAATTCTTCTTCCGGGCCGAGCTGGACAACCATTTGCTCAGCCACGTCGAACCGCCGCCACCACTCACCGGTGAGTCGACGGAACGGTCGCCGCAACCGGAAGGCGAACCCAAAACCGTCCAAGTTTCGGAAGGATCGACAAGTTTcaacgaggaagaagaagaagaggaggaagaagaagaagagatgaacGACGAAGACGACAACATTTCGGTGACGTCATCTTCGCATGCCTCGGAAATCACCTTGTCGGATGCTCAGAAGGCGGCCAATGCCGTGCCGGAAGAAATCTCGGAAGAGAGGAACAGCAAAGATTCGGAAATGTCGGACAGTTCCGATTCGTCTTCCCTGTTTTCCTCGACGTCGTCGACGTCATCCGCCGTGGCGCGCAAGGAGCAGCTGCCGGAATTATCGCCGTCGTCGGCCACCAGTCCGTTCCGCTGCGACCGTTGCGACCAGTCGTTTCCGTGCCTCAGCAACTTGCAGGGCCACGTCCGCATCCACACGCAGAGCCGTCGGTTCACCTGCCCGGAGGCCAGCTGCGGAAAGGAGTTCGCCCTGCGCCGGAATCTGCACATCCACATGCGCTCGCACACGGGCGACCGGCCCTACTCTTGCCCCGTCTGCCCCAAACGCTTCGCCCGCAAGGAGAACCGCAAAGCCCATCTCAAATTGCACAGCGGAGTCAAGCCGTTCAGTTGCCCCGTCTGCGCCAAGACGTTCGCCCGGAAGAGCCACTTGGTCGAACACGGTCGAACCCACTCGTCGGCCGGCGATCCGTTGACGCTCAACGGCAGTGCCAAGACCCTTGTCACCGCAACCGTCGAAACCAACGCGACTGTCGCGGAGGAGTCAGTTGATATCAATTAG